Proteins encoded within one genomic window of Helicobacter sp. 'house sparrow 1':
- a CDS encoding SGNH/GDSL hydrolase family protein, with amino-acid sequence MKFWKFFFTLCMIYFSISLLFNQSILKYLEQKYHWEFSQEDNSFNQLLVWFSQPTVMLSDKFEELLPKASTLGYKNIEENQSQLSEVIQEETSEIPPRISIENDKLVIRDYATFLFIGDSMMQGVSMTLTPKLQKQNIQVIDLAKQSTGLTYSKFFNWPEVLENTLNENLNIDVIVVMLGANDPWNIGKLKFQTPEWDEVYSQRIQRIYELAKERQIFIFWYEIPVVKNPKLNTRISHLNELYEQEAMLNRAFFIKTNFLFAPQGIYTPDLQKDNNTRVKIRASDGIHFSIAGSRLLSDLLIEKLEVIQEKAPDEESFDEVNKNIQRSEE; translated from the coding sequence ATGAAATTTTGGAAGTTTTTTTTCACTTTATGTATGATTTACTTTAGCATCTCATTGTTATTTAATCAAAGCATTTTGAAGTATTTGGAACAAAAATATCACTGGGAATTTTCACAAGAAGATAATAGTTTCAATCAATTATTGGTATGGTTTAGTCAGCCAACAGTAATGCTTTCAGATAAATTTGAAGAACTTTTGCCAAAAGCTTCAACCCTAGGCTACAAAAATATTGAAGAAAACCAATCCCAATTATCTGAAGTAATCCAAGAAGAAACTAGTGAAATACCTCCAAGAATAAGCATAGAGAATGATAAGCTTGTGATTAGAGATTATGCTACATTTCTATTTATTGGGGATTCTATGATGCAAGGTGTAAGTATGACACTTACTCCAAAACTCCAAAAACAAAATATACAAGTGATAGATTTAGCCAAGCAAAGCACTGGTCTTACTTATTCCAAGTTTTTCAATTGGCCTGAAGTATTAGAAAATACTTTAAATGAAAATTTAAATATTGATGTAATTGTAGTAATGCTTGGAGCCAATGATCCTTGGAATATCGGAAAGCTCAAATTTCAAACTCCAGAATGGGATGAAGTTTATTCACAGAGAATTCAAAGAATTTATGAACTTGCAAAAGAAAGACAAATTTTTATATTTTGGTATGAAATACCTGTAGTAAAAAATCCTAAATTAAATACTAGAATTTCCCATTTAAATGAACTCTATGAGCAAGAAGCTATGCTTAATCGTGCTTTTTTTATTAAAACTAATTTTTTATTTGCGCCACAAGGAATCTATACTCCTGACCTCCAAAAAGATAATAACACAAGAGTAAAAATTCGTGCTTCTGATGGGATTCACTTTAGTATTGCAGGCTCTAGATTATTGTCTGATTTATTAATTGAAAAGCTTGAAGTTATTCAAGAAAAAGCTCCTGATGAGGAAAGTTTTGATGAAGTAAATAAGAATATTCAAAGGTCTGAAGAATGA
- a CDS encoding MBOAT family O-acyltransferase gives MNFFSIEFSLLFLCFLAIYWSLKNYKHQNLLILAFNYTLITALGNFYIALVLLFYTIFIHFSALAIASYQKRFLFLGSIAFAVLFLCFFKYYSSIKDFAIVFFSFMGFKDSQIDILMPFGISFYTFASITYLKWVYDGKIQGSAFNKNLQSFEDLATYLSFFPTFISGPIMRADFFFGQFEKIRVWKPENVNLIFMLLIFGIIKKIIIASYLDIYVTEILKNPSSFNMIELLLGIYGYSIQIYCDFSGYVNLVCAFALMIGFKLPMNFNMPYIAKNLKDFWARWHISLSTFIRDYIYIPLGGNKKGFFKTQLFVLISFCISGIWHGNTINFLVWGGLHGMGVIVVNCMQKFSINFHKIPLLSKLITFNFVTFCWIFFYYQDFSQSLDFIYAFNNHLPITQTNIILLLAGFIIFVAYQFCINLDKLFVLHLGKIPNIIKPLYLIILLAVIFSIMPNGIPNFIYADF, from the coding sequence ATGAACTTTTTTTCTATTGAGTTTTCTTTATTATTTTTATGTTTTTTAGCCATTTATTGGAGTTTAAAAAACTATAAACACCAAAATCTTTTGATCCTAGCTTTTAACTACACTTTAATCACTGCGCTAGGGAATTTTTATATTGCCCTTGTTTTACTTTTTTATACCATTTTCATCCATTTTTCAGCTCTAGCTATTGCTAGTTATCAGAAAAGATTTTTATTCTTGGGAAGCATTGCTTTTGCTGTTTTATTTTTATGCTTTTTTAAGTATTACTCTAGTATCAAAGATTTTGCTATTGTCTTTTTTAGTTTTATGGGTTTTAAAGACAGTCAGATTGATATTTTAATGCCTTTTGGTATTAGTTTTTATACCTTTGCATCTATTACCTATCTTAAATGGGTATATGATGGCAAAATTCAAGGTAGTGCTTTCAATAAAAATCTTCAAAGCTTTGAAGATTTAGCAACTTATTTATCCTTTTTTCCGACCTTTATTTCTGGTCCTATTATGCGGGCTGATTTCTTTTTTGGACAATTTGAAAAAATAAGAGTTTGGAAGCCAGAAAATGTTAATCTGATTTTTATGCTTTTAATTTTTGGAATCATCAAAAAAATCATTATTGCAAGCTATTTAGATATCTATGTCACGGAAATACTAAAAAATCCTAGTAGCTTTAATATGATTGAATTACTACTAGGAATCTATGGCTACTCTATACAGATTTATTGTGATTTTAGTGGATATGTAAATTTAGTATGTGCTTTTGCATTAATGATTGGTTTCAAACTTCCTATGAATTTCAATATGCCTTATATTGCAAAGAATCTAAAGGATTTTTGGGCAAGGTGGCATATCAGCCTTTCTACTTTTATTAGAGATTATATTTACATCCCATTGGGAGGCAACAAGAAAGGTTTTTTTAAAACTCAACTCTTTGTTTTGATTTCATTTTGCATTTCTGGAATCTGGCATGGCAATACGATTAACTTTTTAGTATGGGGAGGGTTGCATGGTATGGGGGTTATTGTTGTCAATTGTATGCAAAAATTTTCTATCAATTTTCACAAAATTCCACTTTTATCCAAACTCATTACATTTAATTTTGTCACTTTTTGTTGGATATTTTTCTATTATCAAGACTTTTCACAATCGCTTGATTTTATTTATGCTTTTAATAATCATTTACCCATTACCCAAACAAATATCATCCTCCTACTAGCAGGATTTATTATCTTTGTTGCCTATCAATTTTGCATCAATCTTGATAAACTTTTTGTCCTCCACCTTGGAAAAATCCCCAATATCATTAAGCCCCTTTATTTAATTATTCTTCTTGCTGTGATTTTTTCGATTATGCCAAATGGCATACCTAATTTTATTTATGCGGATTTTTGA